One segment of Zonotrichia albicollis isolate bZonAlb1 chromosome 4, bZonAlb1.hap1, whole genome shotgun sequence DNA contains the following:
- the LOC102066083 gene encoding retinoic acid-induced protein 3, protein MTTSPPPGCGNIGADYHLLCDIEKAWGIVLESLAAAGILITIFLICSLFFLICKVQDNSKRHMISVYFFFLLGTLGVFGLTFAFIIKLNDRTRPTRFFLFGVIFALCFSCLLTHACNLNKLVRGRKPFSWQVLLLFLVSFALVQVVISIEYLVTRFVNQREDFLKMDRESTNKDFVMLLIYVLFLMALTFLVSMFTFCGPYKSWKRHGAHIFVTVLFSIAIWVVWITMLIKGNTVLEKYTWDDPVVAIALVSNGWIFLIMYIVPEICFLTAPVKLEDYPPENDFCQPKFIKQTTGVDNRAYTQDEIVQGNINYSPYASHFQMKAIEPQSDFSIPRPKARTSPYHDYTGGKSPM, encoded by the exons ATGACAACGTCGCCTCCGCCGGGCTGCGGCAACATCGGTGCCGACTACCACCTGCTCTGTGACATAGAGAAGGCCTGGGGGATTGTCCTGGAGtcgctggcagcagcaggcatCCTCATCACCATTTTCCTCATCTGCTCGCTCTTCTTCCTCATCTGCAAAGTGCAAGACAACAGCAAGCGGCACATGATCTCCgtctattttttctttcttttaggcACACTCGGTGTTTTCGGCCTCACTTTTGCCTTCATCATTAAACTCAATGACAGGACTCGTCCCACTCGCTtcttcctgtttggggtcatcTTTGCCCTCTGCTTCTCGTGCCTCCTCACCCATGCCTGCAACCTCAACAAACTAGTGAGGGGAAGAAAGCCCTTCTCctggcaggtgctgctgctcttccttgtTTCCTTTGCCCTGGTACAAGTTGTGATCAGCATCGAGTACTTGGTCACCAGATTTGTAAACCAGAGAGAAGACTTCCTGAAAATGGATCGGGAGAGTACCAACAAGGACTTTGTCATGCTTCTGATCTACGTGCTCTTCCTGATGGCTCTGACCTTCTTGGTTTCCATGTTCACATTCTGTGGGCCATATAAAAGCTGGAAGAGGCATGGGGCACACATCTTTGTCACTGTCCTGTTCTCCATTGCCATTTGGGTGGTGTGGATCACTATGCTCATAAAAGGCAATACGGTTTTAGAAAAATACACGTGGGATGATCCTGTTGTGGCCATTGCTCTGGTGTCCAATGGCTGGATTTTCCTGATAATGTATATTGTCCCCGAAATTTGTTTCCTCACTGCTCCTGTGAAGCTAGAGGACTACCCTCCAGAAAATGACTTCTGCCAACCCAAGTTCATAAAGCAGACAACTGGAGTGGACAACCGTGCCTACACCCAAGATGAAATTGTGCAAG GAAACATCAACTACTCCCCGTACGCTTCTCACTTTCAGATGAAG GCCATTGAACCCCAGAGTGATTTCTCCATCCCTCGCCCCAAGGCCCGGACAAGCCCATACCATGACTACACTGGTGGGAAGAGCCCCATGTAG